From Deinococcus multiflagellatus, the proteins below share one genomic window:
- a CDS encoding CopD family protein, with product MLALLTGLTHLGLVALLGGVLARRLWTPGWPRLWVPALGAGLLLLGWGGQLALTLSALGFTAPADVLVYLTGTGPGRSMLLALLGAALLLAAETGRWPWLALPLAAAVVVWGAAGVGHGAGHGVGVRALHAAHAAAMCVWLGGVLTLLRRGSPELARRFSPVAVACVLTLALTGLAMAGQHLRLPSAWTGTPYGQTLLLKLGAVAVTLGLALGVRRALARGQGLRAPLRREALGLLAVLALTALLVTQPPPAGHATHAAARLELP from the coding sequence GTGCTGGCGCTGCTGACCGGCCTCACGCACCTGGGGCTGGTGGCGCTGCTGGGGGGCGTGCTGGCCCGGCGCCTGTGGACCCCCGGCTGGCCCCGGCTGTGGGTGCCCGCGCTGGGCGCTGGGCTGCTGCTGCTGGGCTGGGGCGGGCAACTGGCGCTGACCCTGTCGGCCCTGGGGTTCACCGCTCCGGCAGACGTGCTGGTCTACCTGACGGGCACTGGCCCTGGCCGGAGCATGCTGCTGGCCCTGCTGGGCGCCGCGCTGCTGCTGGCCGCCGAGACCGGGCGCTGGCCCTGGCTGGCCTTGCCGCTGGCGGCGGCTGTGGTGGTGTGGGGCGCGGCGGGGGTGGGCCACGGCGCCGGGCACGGTGTGGGGGTGCGGGCCCTGCACGCCGCCCACGCCGCCGCCATGTGCGTCTGGCTGGGCGGCGTGCTGACCTTGCTGCGCCGGGGCTCCCCCGAACTGGCCCGGCGCTTTTCCCCGGTGGCGGTGGCCTGCGTACTCACCCTGGCGCTGACCGGACTGGCGATGGCGGGGCAGCACCTGCGCCTGCCCTCGGCCTGGACCGGCACCCCCTACGGCCAGACCCTGCTGCTGAAGCTGGGCGCGGTGGCCGTGACGCTGGGGCTGGCCCTGGGGGTCCGCCGGGCCCTGGCACGGGGGCAGGGCCTGCGCGCGCCCCTGCGCCGCGAAGCCCTGGGGCTGCTGGCCGTGCTGGCGCTCACCGCCCTGCTGGTCACCCAACCCCCACCGGCGGGGCATGCCACGCACGCGGCGGCCCGCTTAGAATTGCCCTGA
- a CDS encoding copper resistance CopC family protein produces the protein MKRLLLLALLALPGAALAHTAVTSVVPARGAVVQAPTAVTLNFSEPVELRFSTVRVMAVAAGQTPEAAAKLALAARPETPTLVSRPPTTAGLAARLSVPLKAGLKPGLYVVAWRLLSEDGHPVSGLSTFRVR, from the coding sequence ATGAAACGACTGTTGCTGCTGGCCCTGCTGGCCCTGCCGGGCGCGGCCCTGGCGCACACCGCCGTCACGTCGGTGGTGCCTGCCCGGGGCGCGGTGGTCCAGGCGCCCACTGCGGTCACGCTGAACTTCAGCGAGCCGGTGGAACTGCGCTTCAGCACCGTGCGGGTGATGGCGGTGGCCGCCGGACAGACCCCCGAGGCCGCCGCCAAGCTGGCCCTGGCCGCGCGTCCGGAGACCCCCACGCTGGTCAGCCGGCCCCCGACCACGGCGGGCCTCGCCGCCCGGCTGAGCGTGCCGCTGAAAGCGGGGCTGAAACCCGGGCTGTATGTGGTCGCCTGGCGGCTGCTGTCGGAAGACGGGCACCCGGTCAGCGGCCTGAGCACCTTCCGGGTGCGCTAG
- a CDS encoding DUF1775 domain-containing protein, translating into MFKSHLLALASALLLSVAAAHATVRTESGLTESKAGASETYRLNVPTEKDISTTEIRLVVPAGVTITRFQVTPGFLRTVKKNEAGLVTEVVWKGRVAPMEYVRFFFQARNPAAPAELSWKVYQTYSDGSVVAWDDTDPAQGPASKTTVK; encoded by the coding sequence ATGTTCAAGTCCCATCTGCTGGCCCTGGCCAGCGCCCTGCTGCTGTCCGTCGCCGCCGCCCACGCCACCGTCCGCACCGAAAGCGGCCTGACCGAAAGCAAGGCGGGTGCCAGCGAGACCTACCGCCTGAATGTGCCCACCGAAAAGGACATCAGCACCACGGAAATTCGCCTCGTGGTGCCAGCGGGCGTGACCATCACGCGCTTTCAGGTCACCCCTGGCTTCCTGCGCACCGTCAAGAAGAACGAGGCCGGCCTGGTCACCGAAGTGGTCTGGAAAGGCCGCGTGGCGCCCATGGAGTACGTCCGCTTCTTCTTCCAGGCGCGCAATCCGGCCGCGCCCGCCGAGCTGAGCTGGAAGGTGTACCAGACCTACAGTGACGGCTCGGTGGTGGCCTGGGACGACACCGATCCCGCGCAGGGCCCGGCCAGCAAAACCACGGTGAAATAA